The sequence below is a genomic window from Silene latifolia isolate original U9 population chromosome 7, ASM4854445v1, whole genome shotgun sequence.
GTGGTTAGAGCTCTTTTAAGTTGGTGTACGATTTTCACCCGCTATATATTGCGCTCATCTGAACGAAAGGTAAAAATTAAAAACATCACAGAGCGTATTTTAAAAATATTTTGTACCGGTGCAAAAATCATCAGTCCGTCTCGGGTGTCCAGTTATTACCAGTTATTAAATTCTATTAAATTGCGGTAAGTACATAATATAATTTCCGTAACAAGCCAAGTTTGTTAAAGAATTGTAGATTCACAAGTATGCCGCAGACAACATGGAGTAGGTCTCTTCCAGATGATCTTATCATGGAGATCCTTTCATGGCTGCCGGTTATGACTCTTCTACGCTTCAAGTCGGCTTCTAAGTCATTATTAAACCTAATTATCAGTCCAGAGTTTGTCAAACTCCATCTACAACGATCCCTTATTCGAAACTCTAGCGTAACTCTCCTCCATTGTGGTGAGGCCAGCCTTGCGTATTTTGATTTTGACCACCCTCAACGTCCCGTTGTTCAACTTGATGTACATCCCGATGTCATTAAGCTCCTTGAGTCGTTTCGCTTTGAGAACAGTTCCCAGTTGTATTTTCCCATATTGTACTATCCTATGATTACAGGCATATGCAATGGAGTGGTATGTTTTGGGAAAGCAAAGGAGTTTGTCCTTGTTGGTGTATGAGGGAGTATAAGAAGTAGAGTGGAGATTAGTTGTTTGTTTAGTTGATTAGTTGAAGGTTGATTAGTTGGAGTTTAGTTTAAAGAAATTAGTTTGTGTATTGATTTGTTGTGAATTTGTTGGGATACACTTGGTTACACTTAGGTTCATTGAAATGGGAGGAGAGGTCCTCTTTTTATAgagctcctcctccttctcctacaTCCTAAGAACACTCTAGAATAGGACATTCTAGAGTGGCCTAGACACGGAACTCTCTAGAGTTCCTTACCACTTATACACATATCTAGAAGGTTCTAGGTTGTTCTAGATAAATCTAGAACATACATGACTCT
It includes:
- the LOC141590711 gene encoding uncharacterized protein LOC141590711, encoding MPQTTWSRSLPDDLIMEILSWLPVMTLLRFKSASKSLLNLIISPEFVKLHLQRSLIRNSSVTLLHCGEASLAYFDFDHPQRPVVQLDVHPDVIKLLESFRFENSSQLYFPILYYPMITGICNGVVCFGKAKEFVLVGV